A genome region from Thermococcus onnurineus NA1 includes the following:
- a CDS encoding tripartite tricarboxylate transporter permease has protein sequence MLPLSDILIWSLAGVLFGSLISWIPGFHIFNIMALLVAVFGVGELMPVQAFPFFAIGAIVAYAYVSAISSVYFSVADESAVFLLFPTQRYLLLGRGHEAVLLYLIGAVAGTLILVIGALFIFPKVLPPIYQATSPYITYFLTAIVLFMFMSEWPKEGDRGKTPFQRLWMAWRQILGGLLVFLLSGILGFIVMNTNLLPTTSAYTRLTPMFIGFFGMSWVLLNILSNPPMLEQVPDDRIESSPYNIAKASFGGALGGTIAAVYPIITGGMGALIAGHMTSQRGDDAFIISQGVNRVIYYVGAFTLLFLPNLRLTRGAAAWLVSSIYTPKSYSEYLAAVGVILLSAGISFVFTYYISKFLARGFNIVHIRKLSYFVAITLVIISYVLTGPMGIVVLLVSTAIGMMAAAFNTRRSYCLGGLILPVLISMTGHTGEVMHLLGLG, from the coding sequence ATGCTCCCCCTCTCGGATATTTTAATTTGGTCGCTGGCCGGAGTGCTCTTCGGCTCGCTTATATCATGGATTCCGGGATTCCATATCTTCAACATCATGGCCCTGCTCGTGGCAGTCTTCGGGGTCGGCGAGCTCATGCCCGTCCAGGCCTTTCCATTCTTTGCTATAGGGGCCATAGTAGCTTACGCCTACGTCAGTGCAATATCGAGCGTCTACTTCAGCGTTGCTGACGAAAGCGCCGTCTTCCTGCTCTTCCCCACGCAGAGGTACCTCCTCCTTGGCAGAGGACATGAGGCGGTACTGCTGTACCTCATTGGCGCGGTTGCTGGAACGCTTATACTGGTCATAGGCGCCCTCTTCATCTTCCCGAAGGTACTTCCGCCGATATACCAGGCGACCAGTCCGTACATCACCTACTTCCTCACCGCCATAGTTCTTTTCATGTTCATGAGCGAGTGGCCCAAGGAAGGTGACAGGGGCAAGACGCCGTTCCAGAGGCTCTGGATGGCTTGGAGGCAGATACTGGGTGGATTACTCGTCTTCTTACTCTCCGGAATCCTTGGCTTCATCGTCATGAACACCAACCTCCTACCGACAACGAGCGCCTACACGAGGCTTACGCCCATGTTCATAGGCTTCTTTGGGATGTCCTGGGTGCTGCTGAACATACTCTCCAATCCACCCATGCTGGAACAGGTGCCGGACGATAGAATTGAGAGCAGTCCCTACAACATCGCTAAGGCCAGTTTTGGCGGTGCTCTTGGAGGAACAATAGCTGCCGTTTACCCGATAATCACTGGAGGTATGGGAGCGCTCATAGCGGGTCACATGACGAGCCAGCGCGGTGACGATGCCTTCATAATCAGTCAAGGAGTTAACAGGGTCATCTACTACGTCGGGGCCTTCACGCTGCTCTTCCTGCCCAACCTCAGGCTCACGAGGGGAGCGGCGGCATGGCTCGTTAGCTCGATATACACTCCGAAGAGCTACTCCGAATACTTGGCGGCCGTAGGCGTCATACTACTCAGCGCGGGAATAAGCTTCGTTTTCACCTACTACATCTCCAAGTTCCTTGCGAGGGGCTTCAACATCGTCCATATTAGGAAACTCTCTTACTTCGTAGCAATAACGCTGGTTATCATCTCATACGTCCTCACCGGACCGATGGGGATAGTGGTGCTTCTCGTCTCAACGGCAATAGGCATGATGGCGGCGGCCTTCAACACCAGAAGGAGTTACTGCCTCGGAGGCCTTATTCTTCCGGTGCTCATAAGTATGACGGGACACACGGGCGAAGTTATGCACCTGCTTGGCCTGGGGTGA
- a CDS encoding OB-fold nucleic acid binding domain-containing protein has translation MAGMESEKRLYYHGLKEQKKLDVSRLKYLSLLISIIGVAVLLVAAQTAQAPLIKVNDVYGSYLMNYAVVRINGTVVSVPYVSDTGGRISITFTVDDGTGQIDVRVYSPLAEEMIAKNLVPFPGDNVTAEVQLRVRETYTYAILQYLDGLEFVSKVYSDSPEKVSSLTPEMANLYVAVEGIVTQVSNVSSGLLLTVDTGESEVAVLVPRVLLVENNVTLKTGDTVYAPGIVYLYKGSSPEIVVRDIDKFHITPIEEAPEVPLAEASNYIGMVLSVKGELAGISYESGRYVLTLTDGTNYFDALLPRDVLAKLDPFEVGTESVVKVAGRIGDDGRLVGAYVEVIEPNAPKVIPIGALTEDMRGQIVIVRGNIEEITTIGSNLKLYIDDGTGKLVVFIPSASVAEFSNMTKDNLQTGLGVEVAGYLDQYRNELEVVVYTGNGVHALGRPLEESEIELPQVTADELDSYVGSLVDFTGSLEGITYENYTYYLKIDGVTVSIPKEALMNLNPLEVGTGSEVKVMGLVVSATEVRGKDLTIVKPVEPTPMSPSEITLEMRGQLVLVIGKVTDVANLSGNLKIVVGDLPVFVPRSTANELSYVPEVGDVVKVGGYVEEYRGEPEVVVFTPNAVVKAELGGEAQFVTVSDLKTAQGLVWLVVKWDTLAYEKPNYIMSIRDETGKASLVVDRTLLPNPLEAGTGSELKVTVDPTTMEITTLEVVKAVPAELISTGSVSLSLSGKTVAVNGTVISVVQLGTSLKLMVDDGSGEVAVFIPSTAGSVEVRKGNKVLIAGYVEEYNGEPEIVVYTADAIRVAESSQGEIQTVTLSELEGASGLVNLTVTWDALAYKGPEYIMNVSDDTGSASLLVSKDLLPNPFDAGTGSVLELTYDTDSGMVVSLKVIRAEPSPEVKTGDVSADIMGRTVIVSGTIVDLYEGSTFFKLTIDDGSGELVIFIPKSAAGDKTFSKGQVVRIAGYVTEYKGTIEVVPYMSDAIIVE, from the coding sequence TAAATACCTGTCGCTGTTGATTTCGATTATTGGCGTTGCGGTTCTTTTAGTGGCTGCTCAAACAGCTCAGGCACCGCTAATAAAGGTGAATGATGTCTACGGAAGCTACTTGATGAACTACGCCGTCGTGAGGATAAACGGAACCGTCGTCAGTGTTCCCTACGTCTCTGATACTGGGGGGAGAATATCCATAACGTTCACCGTAGATGATGGGACTGGGCAGATAGACGTCAGGGTTTATTCTCCTTTGGCGGAGGAGATGATAGCCAAAAACCTCGTGCCGTTCCCTGGGGACAACGTAACTGCCGAGGTTCAGCTCAGGGTAAGGGAGACCTACACCTACGCGATTCTCCAGTACCTTGACGGCCTGGAGTTCGTCTCGAAGGTTTACTCAGATAGTCCTGAAAAAGTCAGTTCCCTTACCCCGGAGATGGCCAATCTCTACGTCGCCGTCGAGGGAATCGTCACACAGGTTTCAAACGTCAGCTCTGGACTTCTGCTTACCGTTGATACTGGCGAGTCCGAGGTTGCAGTCCTCGTGCCGCGAGTTCTCCTTGTGGAGAACAACGTCACACTCAAAACGGGTGACACCGTCTATGCTCCAGGAATCGTCTACCTCTACAAGGGTTCTTCTCCGGAAATAGTCGTAAGGGACATTGACAAGTTCCACATTACGCCCATAGAGGAGGCTCCCGAGGTTCCGCTTGCTGAAGCGTCAAACTACATCGGAATGGTTCTCAGCGTTAAGGGTGAGCTTGCCGGAATCTCCTATGAGAGCGGCAGATACGTCCTGACCCTCACGGATGGAACCAATTACTTCGATGCACTCCTTCCGAGGGATGTGTTGGCGAAGCTTGATCCGTTTGAGGTTGGCACTGAAAGCGTCGTTAAGGTTGCTGGAAGGATAGGGGATGATGGCAGGCTGGTCGGTGCCTACGTCGAGGTCATCGAGCCCAATGCTCCGAAAGTTATCCCAATAGGGGCTCTGACTGAGGATATGAGGGGCCAGATAGTGATCGTCAGGGGTAACATCGAGGAGATAACCACCATCGGCTCGAACCTCAAGCTCTACATAGACGATGGAACCGGAAAGCTGGTAGTCTTCATACCTTCAGCGAGCGTTGCCGAGTTTTCCAACATGACGAAGGACAACCTCCAGACCGGCCTTGGCGTTGAGGTCGCCGGCTACCTCGACCAGTACCGCAATGAGCTCGAAGTTGTTGTTTACACCGGAAACGGGGTACATGCCCTTGGAAGGCCTCTGGAGGAATCGGAGATCGAACTCCCGCAGGTCACCGCGGATGAGCTGGACAGCTATGTTGGCTCTCTCGTAGACTTCACAGGCTCGCTCGAGGGCATCACCTACGAGAACTACACTTACTACCTCAAGATTGATGGTGTAACTGTCTCAATTCCGAAAGAAGCACTCATGAACCTCAACCCGTTGGAGGTGGGAACAGGCAGCGAGGTTAAGGTCATGGGACTCGTTGTTAGCGCTACCGAGGTGAGGGGCAAGGACTTGACAATCGTGAAGCCAGTGGAGCCAACACCGATGTCTCCATCGGAGATAACCCTTGAGATGAGAGGCCAGCTCGTGCTCGTGATCGGCAAGGTGACCGATGTCGCCAACCTCAGCGGCAACCTCAAGATAGTCGTCGGCGACTTGCCGGTCTTCGTGCCGCGCTCCACTGCGAACGAGCTTTCCTACGTCCCAGAGGTCGGCGACGTAGTTAAGGTCGGTGGCTACGTCGAGGAGTACAGAGGAGAGCCAGAGGTGGTTGTCTTCACTCCGAATGCCGTTGTGAAAGCCGAACTCGGCGGAGAGGCCCAGTTCGTCACGGTCTCGGACCTTAAGACTGCACAGGGGCTAGTCTGGCTCGTGGTGAAGTGGGACACTTTGGCCTACGAGAAGCCGAACTACATCATGAGCATCAGAGACGAAACCGGAAAGGCCTCCCTCGTGGTTGATAGAACATTACTTCCCAATCCTCTAGAGGCAGGAACAGGTAGTGAACTGAAGGTCACCGTTGATCCCACGACAATGGAGATAACCACCCTAGAAGTCGTGAAGGCCGTTCCCGCGGAGCTTATCAGTACCGGTTCAGTGAGCCTGAGCCTCTCTGGAAAGACCGTTGCCGTCAACGGTACAGTAATATCGGTAGTCCAGCTCGGCACGAGTCTTAAGCTGATGGTCGATGACGGAAGCGGAGAGGTGGCGGTGTTCATACCCTCTACTGCCGGAAGCGTCGAAGTTAGGAAGGGGAACAAAGTCCTAATTGCGGGCTACGTTGAGGAGTACAACGGAGAGCCCGAGATAGTGGTATACACCGCCGATGCGATCCGCGTGGCTGAATCATCCCAAGGAGAAATTCAAACCGTTACCTTATCTGAGCTCGAGGGGGCCAGCGGCCTTGTCAACCTGACGGTCACGTGGGATGCCCTTGCCTACAAGGGGCCCGAGTATATCATGAACGTCAGCGACGATACGGGAAGTGCCTCCCTCCTTGTAAGCAAGGACCTGCTCCCCAACCCCTTTGATGCCGGAACTGGGAGCGTCCTTGAGCTTACCTACGACACGGACAGCGGAATGGTGGTTTCACTCAAAGTTATCAGGGCAGAGCCTTCCCCCGAGGTTAAAACCGGAGACGTGAGCGCGGACATCATGGGCAGGACGGTGATCGTCAGTGGAACTATCGTTGACCTCTATGAAGGAAGTACCTTCTTCAAGCTCACCATTGATGACGGTAGCGGCGAGCTCGTTATCTTCATACCGAAGAGCGCCGCGGGCGATAAGACGTTCAGTAAGGGCCAGGTTGTCAGGATAGCAGGCTACGTTACCGAGTACAAGGGTACCATAGAGGTCGTCCCCTACATGAGTGACGCAATAATCGTCGAGTGA